One stretch of Harmonia axyridis chromosome 1, icHarAxyr1.1, whole genome shotgun sequence DNA includes these proteins:
- the LOC123688969 gene encoding larval cuticle protein A2B-like, whose product MAFKLVLLAAVAVVAQAGVAPVAVAGPAVIAKLSDDTFDPNPQYSFAYDVKDTVTGDFKNQVESRSGNIVQGQYSLVEPDGTRRIVDYTADPINGFNAVVSKYPLGAVVAKAAPVVAAPVPAVAAPVVTAARFAAPAPIAAAVPVAARVAGIPAPVVAGPALARFASPYYAPAQYAVAAPLSYPGGLARVAAPLTYAAL is encoded by the exons ATGGCATTCAAG CTTGTTCTGTTGGCAGCCGTAGCCGTAGTGGCTCAAGCGGGTGTAGCTCCAGTAGCAGTGGCGGGTCCAGCGGTGATAGCTAAACTATCCGACGATACCTTTGATCCAAACCCCCAATACTCCTTCGCCTACGACGTCAAAGACACCGTAACCGGAGACTTCAAGAACCAGGTTGAAAGCAGAAGCGGCAACATCGTTCAGGGCCAATACTCTCTGGTGGAACCCGATGGTACTCGTCGTATCGTGGACTACACCGCCGATCCAATCAACGGGTTCAACGCAGTCGTGAGCAAATACCCACTTGGCGCCGTTGTCGCTAAAGCCGCCCCTGTAGTAGCAGCTCCAGTACCAGCCGTTGCCGCCCCAGTAGTTACAGCAGCCCGATTCGCCGCTCCTGCCCCAATCGCCGCTGCCGTTCCTGTAGCCGCTAGAGTGGCTGGAATTCCAGCTCCAGTAGTTGCAGGTCCGGCTCTAGCCCGTTTCGCCTCTCCCTACTATGCCCCAGCTCAATACGCAGTTGCCGCACCCTTGAGTTATCCAGGTGGATTAGCGAGGGTGGCAGCTCCCTTGACCTATGCCGCGTTATAA